A region of the Aethina tumida isolate Nest 87 chromosome 3, icAetTumi1.1, whole genome shotgun sequence genome:
TTATTTACTTTGTGTGGTCTCTTGATCGATCATGGGAATGTCACGGACGATGAAATTAATTGCGAAACGAACGAGAAACAAAAATTGGGAAAAGTTCAACGTTAACCTTAACACGAAATCACTTCAGATTGCCAAAGAGCTGGCTCTTAACAGTCCAAAGTCTAGCATTGTtcgaatatttgttttattaaaatctgtaaCAGGCTATCAAAAACTAAAGCgcctaaatatttttgacattgactctaaaaaattacatgtCTGTTAATTACAATGTAAACTTAACCTTTCTAAGATGTTCTTGAAATTATTGTGTGTAATCTTGAAATATCATTGTAGAGAATGGATTGCGCAAACATTCTgggatttattacaaaattaacaccGGTGATTTTGTACGCGATTAAATGACTAtaagtgtttaaattaaacgaacattacGACATTCGTAAGAAGTCTTCcacaattttaacttaaataatatgttatgtttaatataatttagagtTATTATAGAAGTAACATTACCAACACATAGTATttagcaaataataaaattagtttgaatatatatttcctaGAATGTTAgtatcaatatatatatatatatatatatatatatatatatatatatatattgatataatcATATCAACAAACAAATTGCATCACATAACCTTCAGTTACAACATACACCTAtcgtgaaatataaattaaagaaaattatataaaaatcaatttgacataaatatgttgtttatagTACCGGTAAAAATGCTACTCACCATTTTGATACCTTCCACCATAGTATCAACATCATCTTTTTCAGTGAAATAATTATGCTTGTATATAGGCCAATGCAAAGGATTCGAATCCCGGATGAGAACGCGTCCCCGACTCTTGGGTCGCATCAGCACGGTGGCGATGCTAAAGGCGGGCCGTCCCAAAAGCGGAAGATACACCCTGTTGAACAAACTGTTCGGAATACCAAGCAAATTGCGCAAACTTCCGTACAGGTCGCCGTTCAAAGCACCCGCTCCCAAGACCAGCTCCATGTCCGGATAGTCCGGAATTTCGTTGTACTTAGTCTGTACGAAGGCGAGGGCCAAGGCGCCCCCCGGCACGGTGTACGGCCCCTTTCCGTACGTTAAATAGTTGTAGATGTGCAAGGGGTTTTGCATTTGTAAATCGGATATGGTGATCGACTCGTTGACGGTGAACGCCAAGGTGGACATGGCCATGTGGTCTTGCAAGTTGTAGCCGACTTGTAGGTCTTGTATCACCGGAATTCCGACTTTGGTTAAGTCCTCCTTTGGTCCGACGCCGGACAACATCAGGAGGTGAGGACTGTTGATGGCGCCTGCGGATAAGACCACTTCCTTCCTGGCACGGATCCTGTGAACCTGtttgttcttaataaattcaacGCCTTTGGTTTGCTTCGTTTCCggatcaattattattttagtcacGCGTGACTCGATTGATACGTCCAAGTTTGGTCGGTCCATGACGGATTTGAGGAACGCTTTGGAGGCGCTGCACCTCGCACCGTTCTTCATCGTAGCTTGGACTTTCGAGAAGCCTAGGCTGTGTCGACCGTTCGGATCGTTGTTTTTGTAGCCGAACACCTCACCAGCCTTGATGAAGGCTTTGGTTAAAGGAGTTTCGAAGCTGGGATGTTCTATGTTCAGGTAACCACTGGTTCCGTGCATTTCCTGATCAATGTCGGTGCACAAGGTGCAATTTTCGGACTTGATGAAGTAAGGCAGGACGTCTTTGTAACTCCAGCCTTTGTTGCCGAAACTCTCCCATTGGTCGAAGTCTTGTTTGTTGCCGCGTGTGTACAAGAGGAAATTGATTAAAGAGGTGCCTCCGAGTCCTTTCCCTCTGGGTATGTTACATCGACCGTCTATCAATCCCAAACATGCGGAATCTTGCTTCTGGCTTTTGTAGCCCCAATTATATGAAGTTACGGTTTGCAAGGCGGCCAATAAAGGTATGTCCGTCAGGAAGATTTCATCTTTTCCAGCTTCCAAAAGAAGAACTGACCAGTTAGGGTTTTCTGATAGTCTGTTAGCCACAACGCTTCCACCTGatcctaaataaataaatataataataattctttaaacgTGTTGATTGttagtcaatatttaaattatttttgtgagtgaaaacttctttagaccaataaactatgtgtctATCGGCGtttcaagaggtacccgaaaactagacttCAAGAATAAAATCCTGGAACTAGAGGATGAGTTACAGCGGTACATTTGAGAGCATTTTGAaatcagataaaattttactaaagcAGTGGTTTCGTTAAAGGTCTCCAGCTAAGGTGGAAATGAATTTGACGCTAATATCTATTACTGTTTTGAAAGTGGAGGGTTCATAGAGGAGAATAGAAGTATTCGAAATTTTCAGGATTatctttatttctgatgtactttcaaggaataaatcataaatcataaatatgtccaatgatcgaaaactcTGTACtagaaaacataaaacgacaatgGATGCCGCTTTTTTCGCGATACTTTCTAAGTTCTAAGTTTTTACTTCTATCGCCAGTCtgccaatattaattttttgtgttagTTTCTTGTGgcaataaatagaattattcattatacTGACAATGTATGTAGAacacttaatattttagataaatttaaatgaaacaaagtTTTAATCATTGAAACAGAAGGAAATGAATCAAAAGATAGTCGTTAtcctgtaaaaaataattatttatttccggAGATTACGCATTAATAAaaaggaataatatttttaaagtaatagtTGGTGAGGATTGAGTACAATTTCTAAAGAATTATGTACCTGCTccaattatgataaaatcataCTCCTCTTTTAAATGGATGTCACTGTTCACCTGTGCACCACCATTAAAGTTAAACATCCTCCTAATCTGTTCGAAAAGCCGCACCTGACACTCACAAACAGTCACAACCAACACCAACAGCACACAGAACGTCCGCATTTCGCAAAATCACACTTGTAACCACaacaaaaaaacttaaatgaaGTAAACGCGGTCTAAACGCGACCAATATCTCCAATTTTTAACCTTGTCCGTCTCCGAGATCCCACCAAAAAGAGCGttgcaaaaacattttaattattaaattactgcaGCACGGCTACGTGCTACGTGCCACTAAGGAGCCATCgattagaataaacaattgGCTGTCCAGGTTGCTTCCAAGGACGATCGGATCATCTTCATCCTTGTTAGGATTGCATTTGAAAAAACGCCACTTCTCTCCTATGTTAGAAGGCTTAATTGCAGTGGaacgttattttattttatattcaaatgacTGTCGTTTGAGCAACGCAATTACAAACTgcaattaattcgttattcgtattcgttatttaataaaatattttcatattaagtCATAATACAATAAGAGGTGCGGTCAAAATTTACTCTCCAATACCTTCAACATAAAACAAGCGGTACTTTGTCGGtgttttatacaaatacttttgtatatttgttataataattttagattcaaattaaatattgaccttaacgtaaaattaagacaagaAAGTATTGAAAAAAGGAACTGAAATGttagaaaattgacaaattataattaaaataattaaattatttattttacttaattatgtcCACTGGACgcacataattaaacaatattcaatACGCGCCgatataaattcttaaaccACTTTCTCAGGCTGGGTCACGGTTAGTTTGTGTTTTATGGGAATTAAAAACGCAATATTTCGCAATTTTCAGGTTCAGCAGCCGTAATAGGTAACTTGgagatatttagaaatatacaaTACTCGTATAAAGTTGTTTTCTGCCTTTTATATCCCACTACACAATGGTTTTCCCATAAGATTTggctttttgatttatattgagATTCTGGAGTTGCTCTAATATATTTGAGTAAAACTCAAGATTTGGCAaaacaatcatttaaattaaagatgaaTGAACATTAGCAATATCTATTTATatggtattaaaaattaataaatagaaattaaaaggtTGTGTCcactttttttcttaaatcaaGATagcacttttaataaaaaatgaactactgaaaacaaattataaagttatgaataaatcagttgtagacggtttttaggtttttttaaaaaattact
Encoded here:
- the LOC109608562 gene encoding glucose dehydrogenase [FAD, quinone]-like, with the protein product MRTFCVLLVLVVTVCECQVRLFEQIRRMFNFNGGAQVNSDIHLKEEYDFIIIGAGSGGSVVANRLSENPNWSVLLLEAGKDEIFLTDIPLLAALQTVTSYNWGYKSQKQDSACLGLIDGRCNIPRGKGLGGTSLINFLLYTRGNKQDFDQWESFGNKGWSYKDVLPYFIKSENCTLCTDIDQEMHGTSGYLNIEHPSFETPLTKAFIKAGEVFGYKNNDPNGRHSLGFSKVQATMKNGARCSASKAFLKSVMDRPNLDVSIESRVTKIIIDPETKQTKGVEFIKNKQVHRIRARKEVVLSAGAINSPHLLMLSGVGPKEDLTKVGIPVIQDLQVGYNLQDHMAMSTLAFTVNESITISDLQMQNPLHIYNYLTYGKGPYTVPGGALALAFVQTKYNEIPDYPDMELVLGAGALNGDLYGSLRNLLGIPNSLFNRVYLPLLGRPAFSIATVLMRPKSRGRVLIRDSNPLHWPIYKHNYFTEKDDVDTMVEGIKMAISLTKTSHFQKLGATLNTIPFPGCDHLPFDTDKYWSCAVRRVSTTLGHQVGTCKMGPRSDPAAVVDHELRVHGVRGLRVVDGSIMPNVVAGHTNAVIIMIGEKAADMIKTSWNYV